One window from the genome of Sphingomonas lacunae encodes:
- a CDS encoding MBL fold metallo-hydrolase → MTAGDTGGSGHSGAAARADAALAGQVASPDASLTADDGLIATSAAGLTYPWGKAAPGKGELLQVSESVHWARIPMPGSLGHINSWLIEDGDDAVPAYVAVDTGLMLQDCSDAWKALFAGALADKRLSRVVCTHLHPDHIGLAGWLAKRFSAPILMTRGEWLQARYMIADVRDEQPAEVTVMQRGCGWDDEAIEAAKAAGWSRFGRMVARLPFGYQRLIDGQRLSIGKGEWRIVTGSGHSPEHACLLNEAEGVLISGDQVLPRISSNVSSNAGEPDANPLGEWLASIDKLLRLPADLLVCPAHGEPFRGLHTRLIALRDEHHERLDAVAAALAEAPRRVIDCFGLLFRREIGADHIGLATGETLAHLRYLEQAGRVRREDRDGVWWWTAA, encoded by the coding sequence ATGACAGCGGGCGACACAGGCGGCTCCGGCCACAGCGGCGCAGCCGCGCGGGCTGATGCCGCGCTCGCCGGGCAGGTCGCGTCGCCTGACGCATCGCTGACCGCTGACGATGGCCTGATTGCCACCAGCGCCGCCGGTTTGACCTATCCCTGGGGCAAGGCCGCGCCCGGCAAGGGCGAGCTGCTCCAGGTGTCGGAGAGCGTCCATTGGGCCCGCATCCCGATGCCAGGATCGCTCGGGCACATTAACAGCTGGCTGATCGAGGATGGCGATGATGCCGTCCCCGCCTATGTCGCGGTCGATACCGGGCTCATGCTGCAGGATTGCAGTGATGCATGGAAGGCGCTGTTTGCTGGCGCACTGGCTGACAAACGGTTGAGCCGGGTGGTCTGCACGCACCTCCATCCCGACCATATTGGCCTCGCCGGCTGGCTGGCAAAGCGCTTTTCAGCGCCGATCCTGATGACCCGCGGTGAATGGCTACAGGCGCGGTACATGATCGCCGATGTGCGCGACGAGCAACCTGCCGAGGTCACGGTCATGCAGCGTGGCTGTGGCTGGGACGACGAAGCCATAGAGGCAGCCAAGGCCGCCGGCTGGAGCCGCTTCGGCCGGATGGTTGCCCGCCTGCCTTTTGGATACCAGCGGCTGATTGATGGTCAGCGACTGAGCATTGGCAAGGGCGAATGGCGGATTGTTACTGGTTCGGGCCACAGCCCTGAACATGCCTGTCTGCTCAATGAGGCGGAAGGCGTACTGATTTCCGGCGACCAGGTGCTGCCTCGCATCAGTTCCAACGTCTCGTCCAATGCCGGGGAGCCTGACGCTAATCCGCTCGGCGAATGGCTGGCGTCGATCGACAAGTTGTTGCGGCTGCCGGCTGACCTGTTGGTCTGTCCGGCGCATGGCGAACCTTTCCGCGGCCTGCACACGCGCCTGATTGCATTGCGCGACGAGCATCATGAACGGCTTGATGCTGTGGCAGCGGCGCTGGCCGAAGCCCCGCGCAGGGTGATCGATTGCTTTGGCCTGTTGTTCCGGCGCGAAATCGGGGCTGATCATATCGGTCTGGCGACCGGTGAGACGCTGGCTCACCTGCGCTATCTGGAACAGGCGGGACGGGTCCGCCGCGAAGATCGCGACGGCGTATGGTGGTGGACAGCAGCCTGA
- a CDS encoding DUF4893 domain-containing protein — protein sequence MSASLLIVLPGCAMIDAPTGSISRQEAIGTDDWHDVATEADRQRIRGWWTAWRDALASARAGGHGAAVAAEGALLAPDAALPNPHLPPGDYLCRTIKVGAQSAQGLSYVAYPRFRCRVEAEQDIFSFTKLTGSQRQVGLIFDDDDRQKIFLGTLMLGDEVRALDYGSDPQRDVAGLIERIGPNRWRLVMPRPAFESIVDVIELVPAGE from the coding sequence ATGTCGGCCAGCTTGCTCATCGTGTTACCCGGCTGTGCGATGATCGATGCACCCACTGGCAGTATCAGCCGTCAGGAAGCGATCGGCACTGACGACTGGCACGATGTGGCGACCGAAGCGGACCGGCAGCGCATTCGCGGCTGGTGGACCGCCTGGCGCGATGCGCTGGCTAGCGCGCGGGCCGGTGGCCATGGTGCGGCCGTCGCTGCCGAAGGCGCGCTGCTGGCGCCCGACGCGGCGCTGCCCAATCCGCACCTCCCACCCGGCGACTATCTGTGCCGGACGATCAAGGTCGGTGCCCAGTCGGCGCAGGGGCTCAGCTATGTCGCTTATCCCCGTTTCCGCTGCCGGGTCGAAGCCGAACAGGATATTTTCAGCTTCACCAAACTGACCGGCTCTCAACGCCAGGTTGGCCTGATTTTTGATGATGATGACCGGCAAAAGATTTTTCTGGGCACGCTAATGCTGGGGGATGAGGTGCGTGCGCTCGATTATGGCTCGGACCCGCAGCGCGATGTGGCCGGGTTGATCGAACGCATTGGCCCGAACCGCTGGCGCCTTGTTATGCCGCGCCCGGCTTTCGAAAGCATCGTCGATGTGATCGAACTGGTCCCCGCCGGAGAATAG
- a CDS encoding 3-hydroxybutyrate dehydrogenase: MTLGLSGKTALITGSTSGIGLAIAKAYAAQGANIIVNGFGDAAAIEAERAALVALGAPQTTVSTHDLTDATAIEAMMGEALAQFGSIDILVNNAGMQHVAPIDEFPVDKWDRIIALNLTAAFHTIRLAVPGMKAKGWGRIINTASAHSLVASPNKAAYVAAKHGIAGLTKTVALEVARDGITVNAISPGYVWTPLVENQIPDTMKARGLTRQQVMNDVLLAAQPTKQFVTVEQVASMALYLASDSGSGMTGTNVSMDGGWTAQ, encoded by the coding sequence ATGACCCTTGGCCTCTCCGGAAAAACCGCCCTCATCACCGGATCAACCAGCGGCATTGGTCTAGCCATTGCCAAAGCCTATGCCGCGCAAGGGGCGAACATCATTGTCAACGGCTTTGGCGACGCCGCCGCGATCGAAGCCGAGCGGGCGGCGCTCGTGGCCCTCGGCGCACCGCAGACCACGGTATCGACGCACGATCTGACTGACGCGACCGCAATTGAAGCCATGATGGGCGAAGCCTTGGCCCAATTTGGCAGCATCGACATCCTCGTCAACAATGCCGGGATGCAGCATGTCGCCCCGATCGATGAATTTCCGGTCGACAAATGGGACAGGATCATCGCGCTCAACCTGACCGCGGCTTTCCACACCATCCGCCTTGCCGTGCCGGGGATGAAGGCCAAGGGATGGGGTCGCATCATCAATACCGCCTCGGCTCACAGCCTTGTCGCCAGCCCCAACAAGGCAGCCTATGTCGCCGCCAAGCACGGCATCGCCGGCCTGACCAAGACCGTCGCGCTTGAGGTCGCGCGCGATGGCATCACCGTCAACGCGATCAGCCCCGGCTATGTCTGGACCCCGCTAGTCGAAAACCAGATTCCTGACACGATGAAGGCGCGCGGCCTGACCCGCCAGCAGGTGATGAACGACGTTCTGCTTGCCGCCCAGCCGACCAAGCAGTTCGTCACCGTGGAACAGGTCGCGTCGATGGCGCTTTATCTGGCAAGTGACTCGGGAAGCGGCATGACCGGGACCAATGTTTCGATGGACGGGGGCTGGACCGCGCAATAG
- the ypfJ gene encoding KPN_02809 family neutral zinc metallopeptidase — translation MRLDDFDPSSNTRDLGTSGGGGFSVGGGGGGGLGGILFALLPMLFGRKMGCGTIVLIGGALLLFSMMSGGGGQMVAGDAASGTGAPAASGGQACDTEAELFSCRVLSSTEQVWGQIFQGEGERYPPPTLNFYTRENQSGCGAAQAAMGPFYCPADQGIYLDTDFFNDLRTQYGAAGDAAQAYVIAHEVGHHIQTVTGISRQVREAQSRAGEAEANQWQVRMELQADCYAGVWAATARTPSGQPVIEPGDVEEAMTAAHAIGDDTLMRGAGRTPVESMFTHGSSEQRMRWLKRGLDTGDWRQCDTFNGRV, via the coding sequence ATGCGCCTAGACGATTTTGACCCCAGCTCGAACACCCGTGACCTCGGCACCAGCGGCGGTGGCGGGTTCAGCGTGGGTGGCGGTGGTGGTGGCGGTCTTGGCGGCATACTCTTTGCCCTGCTGCCCATGCTCTTCGGTCGCAAGATGGGCTGTGGTACCATCGTGTTGATCGGTGGAGCCCTGCTTTTGTTCAGCATGATGTCCGGTGGTGGTGGTCAGATGGTGGCAGGCGATGCCGCTTCAGGAACCGGCGCGCCTGCGGCCAGTGGTGGACAGGCATGCGACACCGAAGCTGAACTTTTTTCATGCCGTGTGCTCAGTTCCACCGAACAGGTGTGGGGACAGATATTCCAGGGCGAGGGTGAGAGATATCCGCCGCCGACCCTCAATTTCTATACGCGGGAAAATCAGTCGGGCTGTGGTGCGGCACAGGCAGCGATGGGGCCTTTTTATTGCCCGGCCGATCAGGGCATCTATCTCGACACTGATTTCTTCAACGACTTGCGGACCCAATATGGGGCAGCAGGCGATGCGGCCCAAGCCTATGTCATCGCGCATGAAGTCGGGCACCATATCCAGACGGTGACTGGTATTTCCCGTCAGGTCCGGGAGGCACAAAGCCGTGCCGGCGAAGCCGAAGCCAATCAATGGCAAGTGCGCATGGAGTTACAGGCAGATTGCTATGCCGGGGTATGGGCGGCAACCGCCCGGACGCCATCGGGCCAGCCTGTGATCGAACCCGGTGATGTCGAGGAAGCCATGACTGCTGCCCATGCGATCGGCGACGATACGCTGATGCGCGGCGCCGGACGGACACCGGTGGAAAGCATGTTCACCCACGGCAGCAGCGAACAGCGGATGCGTTGGCTCAAGCGAGGTCTCGATACTGGTGACTGGCGTCAGTGCGACACGTTCAACGGACGGGTCTGA
- a CDS encoding purine phosphorylase gives MWGIITGLPEEADAFAPDLGKRSQHGTIALRQLEWRGLSVTLACGGIGKVAAATAATLLASHVGATRLMVIGTAGALLATDGAPLWLRGAIQHDYGAARPDRFAHYEAGEWPLGPDGASGLIAMPQPAGLGLGEAVIASGDCFVECGTRAGLIRDALGATLVDMETAAVAQVADILGLPWCAIKAATDEANAASAGDFHANLAVAARRAAEAAERAVRLMAG, from the coding sequence ATGTGGGGCATCATTACCGGCCTGCCCGAAGAGGCCGATGCCTTTGCCCCTGATCTGGGCAAGCGCAGCCAACATGGCACCATCGCCTTGCGTCAGTTGGAGTGGCGCGGCCTATCTGTGACATTGGCCTGTGGCGGCATCGGCAAGGTGGCGGCAGCGACGGCAGCGACCCTTTTGGCCAGTCACGTCGGAGCGACACGATTGATGGTGATCGGCACGGCCGGGGCTCTTCTCGCGACGGATGGCGCGCCGCTGTGGTTACGGGGCGCAATACAGCATGATTATGGCGCAGCCCGGCCCGACCGCTTTGCCCATTATGAGGCCGGAGAATGGCCGCTGGGCCCCGACGGTGCCTCCGGCCTGATCGCCATGCCCCAGCCTGCGGGGCTGGGCCTAGGCGAGGCGGTGATTGCCAGCGGCGATTGCTTCGTCGAATGCGGGACGCGCGCCGGGCTGATCCGCGATGCGCTGGGCGCCACGCTGGTGGATATGGAAACGGCGGCGGTGGCGCAGGTGGCGGACATCCTTGGTCTGCCCTGGTGCGCGATCAAGGCCGCGACCGATGAAGCTAATGCCGCCAGCGCCGGCGACTTCCACGCCAATCTCGCCGTGGCGGCACGGCGCGCGGCCGAGGCGGCGGAGCGGGCGGTGCGGCTGATGGCTGGTTGA
- a CDS encoding helix-turn-helix domain-containing protein, whose protein sequence is MAIRVNLDDLLWQRRMTLTELSEKVDITLANLSILKTGKAKAIRFSTLNAICLALECQPGDLLRFDGSALTETENTER, encoded by the coding sequence ATGGCAATCCGCGTCAATCTGGACGACCTGCTGTGGCAACGCCGCATGACATTGACCGAACTGAGCGAAAAGGTGGACATCACCCTGGCCAACCTGTCGATCCTCAAGACCGGCAAGGCCAAGGCAATCCGCTTTTCTACCCTCAATGCCATCTGCCTGGCGCTGGAGTGCCAGCCCGGCGACTTGCTCCGCTTTGATGGCTCAGCGTTGACAGAAACGGAAAATACCGAGCGATGA
- a CDS encoding DUF2975 domain-containing protein: MLTTSRWILRIMNMLNWIAGIAILLALGALAFVFPSQMADSLSRSDPALSAETLLVALRWVVIITAPIILLVHILFTRLIAMIDSVPGGNALSLVNADRLRTIAWALIGINLLDLAYGAVAMWADFSAGDGASPFEWTFSLTGWLAALMLFILAQVFREGAAMRDELEGTV; the protein is encoded by the coding sequence ATGTTGACGACCAGCCGCTGGATCCTGCGGATCATGAATATGCTGAACTGGATAGCGGGCATTGCTATCCTCCTCGCTTTGGGCGCTCTTGCCTTTGTCTTCCCGAGCCAAATGGCAGACTCACTGAGCCGCTCTGATCCCGCCCTGTCTGCCGAGACTCTCCTGGTTGCGCTGCGTTGGGTGGTCATCATTACGGCGCCCATCATCCTGCTGGTCCATATTCTGTTCACGCGACTGATCGCGATGATCGACTCGGTCCCGGGCGGCAACGCCCTCAGTCTGGTCAACGCCGATAGGTTGCGAACCATCGCTTGGGCGCTGATCGGTATCAACCTGCTCGATCTGGCCTATGGCGCGGTGGCAATGTGGGCCGATTTCAGCGCAGGTGATGGTGCCAGTCCCTTCGAATGGACCTTCAGCCTCACCGGCTGGCTGGCCGCGCTGATGCTCTTCATCCTCGCTCAGGTATTCCGTGAAGGCGCGGCGATGCGCGATGAGCTGGAAGGAACCGTGTGA